A single region of the Nitrospira sp. genome encodes:
- a CDS encoding PilZ domain-containing protein — MGYHRKSPRFDVNFGSTFAGETLAGQGTITNLSVGGCSIESKISLPAQSVVGLKIQLPDSHWPLEITEAIVRWVRGTTFGLEFQTLSEPDAARLQQLLFDLDQGPLVVMQRPAH; from the coding sequence ATGGGATATCATCGAAAGAGTCCGCGATTCGACGTCAACTTCGGGAGCACCTTTGCCGGCGAAACGCTCGCGGGCCAGGGCACTATTACCAATCTGTCCGTAGGCGGCTGCAGTATCGAGTCGAAGATATCGCTACCGGCCCAAAGCGTGGTTGGACTGAAAATCCAGCTCCCGGATTCCCATTGGCCATTGGAAATCACTGAGGCTATCGTCCGATGGGTGCGAGGCACTACATTCGGTCTGGAGTTTCAAACTTTATCCGAGCCGGACGCCGCCCGGCTTCAGCAGCTGCTTTTTGACCTCGATCAGGGGCCGCTGGTGGTCATGCAACGTCCCGCACACTGA
- a CDS encoding hemerythrin domain-containing protein — protein MSGLIQELKEQHTQLLSILHLAKTNGFATPETRELLRSARTGLLDHLRKEDLELYPVLHTAAVKNSSIKETLDTFAKDMAETSKLAIGFFKKCDQGGTDHDLSKEFGLLLAKLRSRIRREEELLYPLYEQISAKRAA, from the coding sequence ATGTCCGGACTCATTCAGGAATTGAAAGAACAGCATACCCAGCTTCTCTCGATCCTCCATCTGGCGAAAACCAACGGCTTCGCCACCCCCGAAACACGGGAGCTCTTGCGCTCGGCACGAACGGGCCTGCTGGATCATCTGCGCAAAGAAGACCTTGAACTGTACCCGGTGTTGCACACAGCGGCAGTGAAGAACTCCTCTATCAAAGAAACCTTGGACACATTTGCGAAGGATATGGCCGAGACGTCGAAACTAGCCATTGGCTTCTTCAAGAAATGCGATCAAGGCGGAACGGATCACGATCTGTCGAAGGAGTTTGGCCTGCTCCTGGCCAAGCTGCGCAGTCGCATTCGCCGTGAGGAAGAATTACTCTATCCCCTCTACGAACAGATCTCCGCTAAAAGAGCTGCATAG
- a CDS encoding SagB/ThcOx family dehydrogenase, whose protein sequence is MGTEKPSFPPSADLASTDPVDQVIRYHIQTKHHFNRYARSMGYLDWANQPNPFRRFAGAELIPLPLLKPDEEPISPAYDAIYQQGAVPSQPVTLRSLSRFFEFALALSAWKKGGETEWALRSNPSSGNLHPTEGYVVLPQIGGLDIQPGLYHYAPKEHGLERRAAYPAELLARLLAPFPRKALLFGLSSVHWREAWKYGERAFRYCNHDIGHALGSARVAAATLGWNMALLDGVEQNCVALLLGTNRPDDFAEVEPEHPDCLCVLWPRETEEPWSSDIPLSLDAALVKDLSNVSWQGKANRLSGEHGVHWEAIDAVADASWKLSQEQPVLSRPLPGTIDASGVTGDAGPPAGQIIRQRRSAVSFDGRTSISSAVFFRMLQRVMPRAERPQLERPMPWDLWPHDSAIHLMIFVHRVEGLAPGLYVLVRDRAKLPLVQQSLNPELVWTQPPGCPDDLALYWLLEGDAKRAAAQVSCHQEIAADSAFSLGMLAEFEGRLRQAGAWFYPRLFWEAGLLGQVLYLEAEAAGVRGTGIGCFFDDPVHEMLGVQGLSFQSLYHFTIGGPVEDRRMMTLAAYHHLSR, encoded by the coding sequence ATGGGTACTGAGAAGCCATCTTTCCCTCCGTCTGCGGATCTCGCTTCGACTGATCCGGTCGATCAGGTTATCCGCTATCACATCCAGACGAAGCATCATTTTAATCGCTATGCCCGGTCGATGGGGTATCTGGATTGGGCGAATCAGCCTAATCCCTTTCGGCGCTTCGCCGGGGCGGAGCTGATTCCGTTACCCTTATTGAAGCCTGATGAGGAGCCCATCTCGCCGGCCTATGACGCGATCTATCAGCAGGGGGCGGTTCCCTCTCAGCCGGTCACCCTGCGTTCGCTTTCCCGGTTTTTTGAATTTGCCCTGGCCCTGTCTGCCTGGAAGAAAGGCGGAGAGACGGAATGGGCGCTGCGGAGCAATCCCTCTTCAGGTAATCTCCATCCGACGGAAGGCTATGTGGTCCTGCCGCAGATCGGCGGACTCGACATACAGCCGGGGCTCTACCACTATGCGCCGAAAGAACATGGGCTGGAGCGGCGGGCGGCATATCCGGCTGAGCTGCTCGCGCGGCTGCTCGCTCCGTTTCCTCGCAAAGCACTGTTGTTCGGTCTCTCGTCGGTGCATTGGCGGGAAGCCTGGAAGTATGGCGAGAGGGCGTTTCGCTACTGCAATCACGACATCGGGCATGCCCTTGGGTCTGCGCGGGTCGCAGCGGCGACGCTGGGATGGAACATGGCGCTGCTGGACGGGGTGGAGCAGAACTGTGTGGCCTTGTTGTTAGGCACGAATCGCCCGGATGATTTTGCCGAGGTCGAACCGGAGCATCCGGATTGTCTCTGTGTGCTGTGGCCACGCGAGACCGAGGAGCCCTGGTCTTCAGACATCCCCCTCTCTCTCGATGCGGCTCTGGTCAAGGATCTCTCAAATGTGTCCTGGCAGGGGAAAGCGAATCGACTGAGCGGGGAGCACGGAGTTCATTGGGAGGCGATCGACGCGGTCGCCGATGCTTCGTGGAAGTTGTCGCAGGAGCAGCCGGTGTTGTCGCGTCCTCTTCCTGGGACGATCGACGCTTCAGGAGTGACGGGCGACGCCGGGCCTCCGGCCGGCCAAATCATCCGTCAGCGTCGAAGCGCCGTGTCGTTTGATGGACGGACATCGATTTCGTCGGCGGTCTTCTTTCGCATGCTGCAACGGGTAATGCCGCGCGCCGAACGTCCTCAGTTGGAGCGGCCGATGCCCTGGGATCTGTGGCCTCATGATTCGGCGATTCATTTGATGATCTTTGTGCATCGCGTCGAGGGGCTGGCGCCCGGTCTCTATGTCCTGGTGCGGGATCGAGCGAAGCTGCCGCTGGTTCAGCAGTCGCTCAATCCGGAGCTGGTCTGGACGCAGCCGCCGGGATGCCCTGATGATTTAGCGCTCTATTGGTTGCTCGAGGGTGATGCTAAGCGTGCGGCGGCGCAGGTGAGTTGCCATCAAGAGATTGCCGCGGACAGCGCGTTCTCGCTGGGCATGTTGGCTGAGTTTGAAGGACGCTTGCGTCAGGCGGGGGCCTGGTTTTATCCTCGGTTGTTCTGGGAGGCCGGATTGCTTGGCCAGGTATTGTATTTGGAGGCGGAGGCGGCCGGGGTGCGAGGGACGGGGATCGGCTGTTTCTTCGATGACCCGGTTCATGAGATGCTGGGCGTGCAGGGTTTGTCCTTTCAATCGCTGTATCACTTTACGATCGGCGGACCGGTGGAGGATCGCAGAATGATGACATTGGCTGCCTACCACCATCTGAGTCGATAG
- a CDS encoding VanZ family protein translates to MWLTFWILYSFLILASGVYGSDFVGHSHWDYVIWIPPFDEIRSLQFWLDIIVNVALYAPLAVLFLQHRNSNNRSALLTAVIVGLLLSCTVELYQVYSHNRRPSPLDIVCNLSGTILGALLWQVWRKSLGQPAQPKAPAIPIP, encoded by the coding sequence ATGTGGCTGACGTTCTGGATTCTGTACAGCTTCCTCATCCTCGCCAGTGGCGTTTACGGGTCCGACTTCGTCGGCCATTCCCATTGGGACTATGTCATTTGGATTCCACCGTTCGACGAGATACGATCACTTCAATTCTGGCTGGACATTATTGTGAACGTCGCCCTCTACGCCCCCTTGGCCGTCCTGTTCCTCCAACATCGGAATTCGAACAACCGATCAGCCCTCCTCACGGCCGTGATTGTGGGCTTACTCCTTTCCTGTACCGTCGAACTGTATCAAGTGTACTCCCACAATCGCCGCCCTTCGCCCTTGGATATTGTCTGCAACCTCAGCGGCACCATCCTCGGAGCGCTACTCTGGCAGGTTTGGCGAAAATCTCTCGGGCAACCCGCTCAACCCAAAGCGCCAGCTATTCCCATCCCATAG
- a CDS encoding glycine zipper family protein, translating into MTSPSRQLLLLCSCLFLISGCAAPKPILYPNAHLRQVGESAAEQDIENCSAMAKEAGATPSQGKSGHVAGSTTAGGAIGSAAGAVGGAVVGHPGRGAMVGAASGATGGLLRGLFRKSPPSQAFKQFVNRCLQERGYEPMGWE; encoded by the coding sequence ATGACCTCACCATCACGCCAGTTGTTGTTGCTGTGCTCCTGCCTCTTTCTGATTTCCGGGTGCGCGGCGCCTAAGCCGATACTCTATCCCAATGCCCATTTGCGTCAGGTCGGGGAGTCTGCTGCGGAGCAGGACATCGAGAACTGTTCTGCTATGGCCAAAGAAGCTGGAGCGACGCCGAGCCAAGGGAAGAGCGGCCACGTGGCCGGGAGTACGACGGCGGGTGGCGCGATTGGATCAGCGGCCGGCGCTGTGGGCGGGGCGGTCGTCGGACATCCCGGGCGCGGTGCGATGGTCGGGGCGGCGAGCGGGGCAACCGGCGGACTGCTCCGTGGCTTGTTTCGGAAGTCGCCGCCCAGTCAGGCGTTCAAGCAGTTTGTGAATCGTTGCCTGCAGGAGCGCGGCTATGAGCCTATGGGATGGGAATAG
- a CDS encoding response regulator, with protein MRTRTKILIVDDSPDFQLLVKAFLSEESYLVLSAGDTLQATGSALREKPALIVVDIGLPGGDGWMLLDRLKTNALTKHIPVIVVTGQGKIGLEEKSKSKGAAGFLKKPFEKAIFINTIDALLNPSTPSPAPSITTTHAPA; from the coding sequence ATGCGAACCAGGACCAAAATACTGATCGTCGACGATAGCCCGGACTTCCAACTGCTTGTGAAAGCGTTTCTCTCTGAAGAAAGCTATCTCGTCCTCTCCGCCGGTGACACGCTCCAAGCCACCGGATCAGCTCTCCGCGAAAAACCCGCGCTCATTGTGGTCGATATCGGCCTGCCGGGCGGAGACGGCTGGATGCTACTCGATCGACTCAAGACGAATGCCTTAACCAAACACATTCCCGTCATCGTTGTGACGGGACAAGGCAAGATCGGTCTCGAAGAGAAATCGAAATCTAAAGGAGCGGCCGGGTTCCTTAAAAAACCCTTCGAGAAAGCCATATTCATCAATACGATCGATGCCCTCCTCAACCCTTCAACTCCCAGTCCTGCTCCGTCAATCACCACAACCCATGCACCAGCGTAG